The DNA segment TGGCGGGCGACCTATTGCCGGCTGATTCGTTGGAACAACGTAACCGTCAAACCATCGCAACCGGCTATCTTAGCATGGCGCGTCGGTTTGGATCATTGGTCGAGCGATACCCGTGGCATTTGACGATCGAGGATACGATCGACAATTTGGGCCGAACGATGATGGGAATGACGATCGCATGCGCGCGGTGCCATGACCACAAGTTTGATCCCATCTCGACTCGCGACTACTACGGTCTGTACGGGATCTTTGCGAGCACCGGTTATCCGTTCCCCGGGATCGAACTGTTTCAAGTGCAACGCGACTTGGTTCCGCTGATCGCGCAAAAGGAAGTCGACGAAGCTTACGCGCCGTTCGCGAAAGAGAAACGATCGCTAGAAGACAAACTCGCTAAGCAATTGGCCGCCTGCGAGAAACGCTCGATCGAAAATGCAGACCGAGAAAAAACGGCGACGGTCGCCGAGAAACGCAAGATGCATGACGAGCTTGAGGAGATGCTGGGGAAAGCTCGAAACGCGGGCAACCAGTTGGCCGCCTTCCTTAAAAAGATGCCCGAGATTCCGACCGCTTATGCCGTTCGAGATATCGAACCGGTCGACGCGGCGATCCAAATCAAGGGCGAGCCGAATCGCCCCGGCGCGACCGTGCCGCGGAAGTTCCCGGATGTGCTGGGCGGATATGCGTTAACCGATGAAGCCGCTTCAAACGGCAGTGGTCGATTGGAACTGGCAAAGTGGATCACCGATCCCGACAATCCGTTGACGGCAAGGGTAATCGTCAATCGCGTTTGGCAGCGTCATTTTGGGCGGGGGCTTGTTCCCAGCACCAGCGACTTTGGACTGCGTGGTGAAACGCCGAGTCATCCGAAATTGCTGGATTGGTTGGCCAACGATTTCATACAAAACGGATGGTCGCTGAAGCACCTGCATCACACAATCATGACCTCGCGGACGTATCAGTTGTCCAGCCGTGATGTGATTGCAAAACTAGCACCTAACTTGGTCCAGGATCCCGACAATCGACTGCATTGGCGATTCAATCGCCAGCGTCTTGATGCCGAGTCGATTCGTGACACCCTGTTGATGATCGGCGGCAACTTGGACCTGTCGCCACAACAGGATCCGTATCCGTTTCCGCCGCGTGACAAGTGGGAATTCACCCAGCACCATCCGTTCAACGCAAACTACGACAGTAACCGTCGCAGCGTCTATCAAATGACCAAACGATTGACGGCGCAAACTTACCAGCAAACATTCGACGGTCCTGACCCGAACGCATGCACGAGTAGCCGAGACGAATCCGTCACCGCGCTACAAGCGTTGTACTTTATCAACGACGATTTTTTGCACGACCAAGCCGGGCTGATTGCCCAGCGATTTGTCTCGCAACATGACAATGACACCGCGCGGATCGAAGACGCCTTTTTGACGATCTTGAATCGACCTGCGACGACCGAAGAAGTCGATTGGATGTCCGAACACCTGCGTGCCGTTGGCAAGCGGCTAGCGGACACAAAGGATCTCGATAAACGGGCATGGACCAGCCTGACGCTCAGCCTGCTGCGACTCAACGAATTCCTCTATTTAGATTGATGGTGAATGATGGTGAGTAGAAAACCCAATCGTCGCGAGTGGATGGGATCTGTCGCAGCGTCCAGCCTGGCCAGTCGATCAATGGTCGCCAGTTCGCTGATGATGCCGGGTGTTGTCGCCGAACTGCTTGCCTCGGAAGCGGGCAATGATCCAACCCAGCCTCGACCAACTCACTTTCCCGCCAAGGCGAAGAACGTCATTATGATTTTCGCGACCGGCGGCGTGTCGCACATCGATACGTTCGATCCAAAATCGAACAAGAATGGCCGTGACGGTAGCGGCAAGGACAAATTGATGGGCAACTTGTTCGGATCAAAACGAAACGATCGCTGCGGCACCGAGGTCAGCAATCTGTTCCCGCATGTTCGCGACGTGATGGATGATGTTTGCTTGATCCGATCAATGAAGGCGTCACACTTTGATCATTCCGAAGCCACCCTAGGAATGCACACAGGATCGCCAACGTTTGCGAGGCCCAGCATGGGTTCGTGGGTCAGCTATGGACTGGGGACCGAAAACCAAAACTTGCCAAGCTTCATCGTCATCGCACCGCATCTGCCGTACGGTGGTACTCAGGTCTATGCGAGCGACTTTTTGCCGGCGTTCCATCAGGGAACACGTGTTATTCCAGGTAACAATCCAATCGGCAACTTAAAATCGCCGGGCGAAAGCGGGAAACTGCAGGATCTAGAATTCGAGTTGGTTGACCAATTCAATCGCAAACATCTTGGCGACCGACCACACGATTCGGCTTTGGCGGCCCGGATGAAGTCGTTTCGAACAGCGTTCAACATGCAACAGTCTGCACCGGAGGCGTTTGATTTATCGAGCGAACCGGAACACATCCGCAAATTGTATGGAATCGATCGCAAGACCAAGGGACCGGGCGCCGACTTTGCGTGGCAATGCTTGGTCGCCCGCCGTTTGGCACAGCGGGGCGTTCGCTTCATCGAATTAATTGACACCGGATCGCGACCAAATTGGGATTCGCATGGCGACATGAACGAGCACAAAGATTTGGCGAATAATGTCGACCAACCGACCGCGGCTTTGATCACGGATCTAAAACAACAAGGAATGCTGGACGAGACAATGGTGGTTTGGGCAACAGAGTTTGGACGCACGCCCACCAAAGAAGGCAATAAAGGTCGCGGGCACCATCGGGATTGCTTTAGCGTTTGGGTGGCTGGCGGCGGATTCAAAGGCGGCCACGTTCATGGCGAGACGGATGACATCGGAAAGTATTCGGTGACCCAGTCCGTTGAAGTCCATGATCTGCACGCGACGTTGTTGCATCAGATGGGTATCGACCACGAGCGGCTAACGTTCCGTCACGCGGGGCGAGACTTTCGGCTTACGGACGTTCATGGAAACGTGATGACCGAATTGTTGTCATAGCTTCGACTGCGAGTTTGCGACTCAAGCTGGCAACCTGAGCTACGAATACGCCGCTTGTTTCCTGCTGGCGGCTTAGCTTTTCACGCCAAAGGCGAGATGCCGTAGCCCGAGCGAATTGGCCCAGTTCGCATCCAGTGAAGCGAGTCGTTCGTCGCAGGGTACTTGCAGGATCGAATGTGACAGCCCGTCGAATCGTTCGAGCGATTCCTCGAGATGATGTTGCACCAGTTCGATCAAGAAGGTCGATGGCGTTGAACGAGCCGATTTGAAGCCCATTCGTGCGGCGGTGGACTGCTCGGTGGATTGTTCAGCCGATTCGATGATCGCGTTGCACCAAGAATCGATCGCCACACCCGAGGCTCCCAACGCAATCAACTTGACTGCATCGTCGGGTGTAATATCGCCCGGTACGATCCAAAGCGGCATGTTGGCGACGTTTTCGTGTTTCATCCATTGGCGGGCACGGCGAGTCATCGCCACCAATGTCAATCCGTCGAACTGGACATCATCGGCGCGCAGGATCACTCCGTCGGGTTTCTGCTGGATGACCTGAGGCAAATCTTGATCCAAGCGGTAGGGCGAGATGGACACAAACACGGCGGACGAAGGTGAGAGCATTCGGATTTGATTCAGTTTCGAATGCAGTCGATCCATGCTGGGGATGTCTGGCGGGAAGGTCGCCGCGGGAGCCCAACTACCGCCGGCAAGCGGACGCTCTTCCGAAGCCTGTTCCCATCGTTTGATCTGCTCGGGTGAATAAGCAAACCGTCCCGTATCATCACGGGTGACCGTTAAACGCACATCGACAATCGAAGCGCCGTCGAAGTCCGCGGCGCAGAGCCCGTACCGTTCGGGGCGGTAGGGGACTATGCGAGGCAGCGGTTGCAGTTTGCAAGAGTCGCCTGAATGATCGGTCGGTCGCCCCGTACGGTGATTGACGTGCAGAGCCGAAGGTGTTTCGGAATCGGACAGGTCACGACGCAGGGCCGAGACAACGATGCCACGCTGAGCCACCGATTCTGCGATCACATCGGCAGAATCGGCATCGACCCAGTCCCATGGAGGGTCAAACCAAAACAGCGGAGAATCCAAACTCAATTCAGATCCATCGGAACGCCGGATCGGGAATCCATTGGTTTGCACCGGAGCACACGTCCAAGGCATGCCCATTGCCGGTGGCACAAAGACCAACGGAGCAAGTCGATCAATCCTAGGAGACATGTTCATGTTAGGTTCAGATGACCAAGAGACTAATGACGTTAACGCCAGTTCGGATTGACTTCGCCGCGACTCGCTTCTTCCGCCTGCAGCATCGCTTCGGGAACGATCCGTCGAAACTCTTTGGCATCGCCACGAATCGAAGCATTGATCAATAGTAGACCGAGTCGCAATTGCTCGCGTTTACGCAGCGGTGCTTCGACGACGCCATCGGCAAGTGTTTTTGCGCGTCCACGAATGAACACGGTGACGTTGCTCATCGCATCGCCGAGCCGAAGACCTGCGTCACCACCAATGACAATCATTCCGCCAAGGGCACCGACACCACATTCGTCGCCAACATTTCCGCGAACAAAGATGTTGCCGCCCCGCATCGCGGCGCCGCAGCGATCGTTGGCCGATCCGTAGATCGCCAAAGTACCGCCTGACATCGCCGTACCAGCTCCGACACCGGCGTTGCCACGAACTCGAACGGCGCCACTGTTCAGACCCTCGGCGACACCATGGCCGACCGAACCGGTCAAACGCACGTCCAGGTCGGCACACCACGCGAACGCGTAATCGCCAAGCGGACCATCGACCTGCAATCGCACAGGGTGATCAATCCGCATCATGGCGTGATCCTGGCCGCATGCGCCTAAGATTTGTACTTGGGTTAGTTTTTCATCATCCGGTGAAACTGCGACCGAAAGTATCTCATGACGAAGCGAATCGTTATCTAGTTCTGTCATTGAGAACGTGTAGTCGGGCGATGCTAGTATGTCCGCACCGGACGACGGCGTCTCGCGGGGCACCACAAGTGGATCGTTTTTGGGTCCAGAGCCCGTTGATCTGCGTGCGGAGCCCGTCGATTTTGTTGCACGTGATTTTGGATCGTCTGGCATTTCGAACGAACCGTGTTAGACGGGCGGTGATTGAAGAGGAGAAGAGCTGATCTGTTGCAAGACTTTACGAACGATCGCTTCCATCTTAACCTCTGCAGCCCTTCCCGCCTCTAGCACTTCGTCATGGCTAGCTTTTACGGCTTTGTCGGGGTTTGCGACGTTGCTGACCATCGAAAGGCCGAGAATTCGCATTCCCAACCGCGACGCGGCCAGCACTTCCGGCACGGTGCTCATTCCAACGACATCGGCACCGATCCGCCGCATCATCCGGTATTCCGCTCGCGTTTCGTAGGTCGGCCCAAACGTGGCAAGATAGGTACCCGGATAGCAATCGAACCCGGATTCGATGGCAGCTTCGAACGCCGCCTGCGACATCGCCGCGTCGTACGTCATCGCCGGTCGATTGAAACACCCAGGCGCTGCGAACTTTTCAGGTGCCCCCTGATCGCTAGCAAACACGCCCGACATAAAATTAATGTGATCTTGCAGAACGACAATATCGCCGACGCGAAATTTTAGACTGACGCCGCCGGCAGCATTCGACACGATCAAGTGCGACGCGCCGACCGTGTTCATAACATCGACTGGAAACGCGACATCGTCGTTCGACCAGCCTTCGTATCGATGAAATCGCCCTGCCATCGCGACCACCGGAACCGACTCGATTGATCCAAACACCAGTTGTCCGCGATGACCACTAGCCGTTGACGTTCCGAAACCGGGGATCCGGTCAAAAGCGATAATAACGGGCGAGTCGATCTTATCCGCCAATCCGCCCAAGCCGCTGCCAAGAATAATGGCGACTTGGGGCTTCAAATCCGTGATCGAGCGGATGAAGTCGGCAGCGGTTTGCGGGTTCATTCCAATTCGCCGTCGGCTGAGTGAAGAAGTTTGAAAACCAATCGCCGGATCGCGGTTAGGCAATTCTAGTTTGGCCGGCTTCGGCAACGATGCCCTTGACGACTGCTACCAATCGCGGCGCGGCTTCGTTAGCGGTGGCGATGATTTCTTCGACATTGGCTGGCTTGAGCGCGTCAGCCAAGCACATGTCCGTGATCACGCTTAGACCGATCGTCTTGAGTCCGCAGTGAACGGCAACAATCGTTTCCGGTACCGTGCTCATCCCGACCACATCAGCGCCGATCGTTCGCAAGAAACGATACTCGGCTCGCGTTTCCAAGTTCGGTCCGGCGACTGCGACGAAGACTCCCTTGTGCAATCCTTGCCCTTGGTCACGACCGATGCTGATCACACGGTCGACCCAGGTCGGGTCATAGCATTCGCACATGTCTGGGAAGCGCGGTCCCAGGCGATCGTCGTTGATTCCGATCAAGGGGTTGTCGCCCATCAGGTTGATTTGGTCTTCAATCACCATGATGTCACCGTTGCTGTAATATGGGTTCAAACCACCGCAGGCATTGCTGACGATCATCAACTCGCAGCCAAGTTCTTTGAAGACGCGAACCGGCAAAGTGATCTGCTTTAGCGGGTAGCCTTCGTACATGTGAAAGCGACCTTCCATCACGATCACCGGAACCCCAGCGAGTTTGCCGCACACCAATCGGCCGCGGTGGCTGGTAGCCGTCGAAGTTGGAAAGTGGGGAATGTCACCGTATTCGATGGTGGCTTCGATTTCGATTTCTTCAACGATGTTGCCAAGGCCGGTACCCAAAATGATGCCAACTTTGGGGACCGTGTTGAATTGCCCACGGATCGATGCGGCGGCTTCTTGGATTTTGTCGTAGAGGTCAAGCATGGATTGGCTTCGCAAGATAAGCGGAAAGAGACGTTAAAGCAGTAGAACATCTCGCCCGCGAGTGATGAAGACGGGCAATCGGTGGATCGAGAAATCTAAACGCACCTAATGATAAAGCATCAAGACAATCCGCCGAACGACGAAGCGAGGGTCGTTGAAACACCGGCCGATCAGGCAGCCATCGACCGCGACGCCGATGCCGTTTCAAGAAGAGCCGCGTAGAGGGCTCGGTAGGCGGCGGCTTCGCGAGACGCGCCGAATTCAGATTCGATCAGTCGCCGAGCACGCAAACCCTGTTCGGCGATGGTGGCAGGATCCATGATCATGGTACGCAGTTTCTTACCCAAGTCTTCCGAATCAGCCGCCCGAGCCAACAGGCCGGTTTTGCCTGGCCGTACATAGTCGGGAATTCCACCCACGTCGAATCCGACAATCGGCGTTCCACACGCCATCGCCTCGAGACCAGAGAGCGGCAAGTTATCTTCGAGCGACGGCAACACAAAAACATCCGCAGCGCTATAAACCGTACGAAGAGCTAACAGCCCATGAACCGCGCCGACATGATGAATGGGCGGTCTTGGGAGATCGGATTCTGGCAAATCACCATTGCCAAAGACCAACCCTTCGACATTCGGCAAATCGGCAATCTGCGAGAGCGCTTCCAGCATTGGCAGCGATCCCTTCCGACGACTCTTGACGTCCATCGCGCCAAAGCAAAACAACGTCGTGTTCGGATCAATCCCCAAACGGGCGCGAGCTTCCAAGCGATCCATGGGATAGAAATCGTCGACCGGAACACCATACGGAATGTGGCTGATCGATCCGGCACCGGCGAACATAGGGCTGGACTTTGCCGCCTCGCACAACCATCGGCTCGGCGCAACGACATGCAAGTTGGCGCCGACCAGCGACGCTTGTTTGACCTGAAAGTAAAGGCGGCTCGCGTCGTTAATCGTCACGACCGAATCGGACTGAGACGGCAACTGGGGACATCCACCGCAGCCTGTTTTGAATCGATCACAACCGTCGCTGAAATGGCATCCGCCGGTGAACGCATTCATATCATGAAGCGTCCAAACAACTGGTTGGCCCGGGTCGAGCGAACCAAAAAAGCTGGGGTAGTCCAAGAACTTAGCGACCCAGTGCAGTTGCAAGATTTCGGCTTCGCAGTCAGTCCGGTTCCACGCCGTGTACGGTGCACCGTAAGGCGATGTAAAGACTTCTTCGCCATCCGGTCGCATGCGGGTCAAACGTTTGAGTGCTTGCCGTCGTTTTCGAAACGTCGCGTACGAAATCGCTCGCGCAGCCAATCCCTGTCGTTGCCAGCGGGTTTGGCCAAAGGACGCATCGAACTCGGGTCGCCGAAGTTGGCTGGGTGAATAGTGAAAACGGCTGTCGACACCGGACTTCAACAGTTCAGCATGCAATCGACGGGCTGCCGTTGCAGCGCCGCCGTCGAGAAGGCTGTTGAAATGGTTGATACGCACGAATACTGATTCAACAAGCTAGTAACAAGTTTCGCATGTTGGCGACCTGCGCCCCGTCTGATCGATTTAATCGTCAGTTTCTAACATCACACTGCACTTAAAACACTCAAAACTCTGCACTGAAATCAGTTGCAGTGAGATCAATCGGAAAGCATCCCCAATCAGGCCGCGCAAGCCATCGGTTGTGCATTGTCGGCACCAACCAAATACGGTGGATCAATTACGTTGAATGCTTCATCGACCGATTCCATCCACCGAAATGGCACACGTCCATAGAACGAAGCCCAACCGGTGTACGTGCTGGGCGGCCCGACCAATGTGTCACAGGCAGCCAGCGAATACATGTCTTCGATAATCTGCCCGGTACCCAGACAAACGTTCAAGTCACCAAAGTCTTTGTCGCCCAGCGGCACATTCCCACACACCAAGAACACCACTTGGCGATCCGAAAATTGATTGCGGATGCGTTTCATCGCCGCGACGTATTGATCGATTGAATAAAAGTATCGGCCGTTTTGAAACTTGGCGTAGTCGCCTTGGCGAATGTGTACTCCGACCACATGGTTGCCCTGTGCACGCACGCGGCGCATCAATTCATCGATGCGTTGCTGGTGCTCGGTTCGAATGCGATAGAACTGGCGAACGGTGTCGGCGTGTTTATGCAGCAGTTTGCCCGCGTCAAACTTCCAACCACTGACCAGGACAGGCCGGCGGCCTTGGGCTTTGCGTATGAATTCGGGACTTCGCAAATCGTACCGCTGTTCATCGGTGATACGAATGATGTGAAACGGAAACTTCGTCATGCGCAAGTGCGAAAGCGTTCGGCCGGACAAGTAGACGGCTTTGTACAGCGTGGTGCGCAGTGCTGGCGATGGTGGGCCTGAAGCTTGGTTAGCAGATTCGGCGACGGGGAATCGGCACCACAAATCGTTAGCGGTCGATTCAAAGTATTGGGCGTATCCAGCAAACGACGGGTTCAACAACTGCACGCCGTGTTCGCGCGCAGCCGCGATTAGGTTGGCGGACAACAGGAGTCGGTTGCCGAGTTGGCCAAAGTTTCGAGCGATGACGATCATGGACGTTTCCGGTGCGGTCGATGCAGACGTTGGCGAGGGTAGCAACGAACCGGGAAACACGGCAACGCTGATTGTGCGCAGCGCAGTTTGGCTTCGGCTTTGGAGTACACCAGCCTTAGCGTCGACGGCGCACTTGCGTTCTAGCACGCACAGAATTGACATTTTCATTCTTGTATGAAACGCCTACCGTGAAACGCATCGCATCTTATTTGTTCATAGAAGTGGTTTAGATGGCTCCTAGTTCTTCGGTACTTTATCCCTCGGTACCTTCCGCACCGTTGAAAGTTGATTCGCCAGCTCAAGTGGAAACACAGATTGCCGCCTGTCCGAGCTGCCAAGGCCAAGACCTGATTCCTCGCGGGCAACTGCCAGACGCGGACCACGTGGCCGGTCAACAACTGCCAGTCGCGTTGCCGGGCGGGTCGCTTGTTCAATGCAAGCAATGCAGTTTGCAATTCCGGTGGCCGCGACCGTCAAAGGTCCAGATGGACATGCTGTACGAGACCGGCGATGTTGGTTACTGGAATAGCGGTGCCGACAAGCGACCGGATTGGCAAATGGCGGCCGCTTGGATCGAATCGCTTGGCAAACCATCGACGACCACGCATTCGATTCTGGACATTGCCTGTTTTGACGGTCGTTTTTTGAACTCACTCGATGCGCGTCACGAAAAGAGTGGTATCGAGATTCAACCCGAAGCTGTTTCGCGAGCTGAAGATAGCGGCGTCCGAGTCATCGCTCGCGACTTTGAAGAACTAGCATCGTTGGAAACGTCAGAAAGCCATCCAAGGTTTTCGGTCGTGACCGCGTTTGACATTTTGGAACACACTCACGATCCGCTGCACTTCATCCGCTTGGCGATCAGCGTGCTGCGGCCTGGGGGAGTGCTGATCCTGGGAACCGGAAACACTGATGCCCCAAGTTGGCGTTGGATGGGCAACGATTATTGGTACTGTGCGAATCCCGAACA comes from the Rubripirellula reticaptiva genome and includes:
- a CDS encoding PSD1 and planctomycete cytochrome C domain-containing protein, which encodes MTRRICIWLAMTTVIAGSIPSGDSLTADASEPTFDFVRDIASVFQQHCIECHGPADQNGGLRLDQSLSVFAEADSGERAIVRGKPDESELLTRITSTNEDDQMPPEGDRLTTEEIETIRRWIKSDADWPAMKNAGDTADQQDEVETSHWAFQPITRPEPPSVKDAVWSRHPIDRFMQSRREETDMPAAPMADPITLVRRATYDLTGLPPTPAEVTAFVKSAKAKSTHDESATTAAFETLVENLLQRPTYGQRWGRHWMDWVRYADTAGDNSDFPIPQAYLYRNYIIDSLNQDVPYDRFLTEQLAGDLLPADSLEQRNRQTIATGYLSMARRFGSLVERYPWHLTIEDTIDNLGRTMMGMTIACARCHDHKFDPISTRDYYGLYGIFASTGYPFPGIELFQVQRDLVPLIAQKEVDEAYAPFAKEKRSLEDKLAKQLAACEKRSIENADREKTATVAEKRKMHDELEEMLGKARNAGNQLAAFLKKMPEIPTAYAVRDIEPVDAAIQIKGEPNRPGATVPRKFPDVLGGYALTDEAASNGSGRLELAKWITDPDNPLTARVIVNRVWQRHFGRGLVPSTSDFGLRGETPSHPKLLDWLANDFIQNGWSLKHLHHTIMTSRTYQLSSRDVIAKLAPNLVQDPDNRLHWRFNRQRLDAESIRDTLLMIGGNLDLSPQQDPYPFPPRDKWEFTQHHPFNANYDSNRRSVYQMTKRLTAQTYQQTFDGPDPNACTSSRDESVTALQALYFINDDFLHDQAGLIAQRFVSQHDNDTARIEDAFLTILNRPATTEEVDWMSEHLRAVGKRLADTKDLDKRAWTSLTLSLLRLNEFLYLD
- a CDS encoding DUF1501 domain-containing protein produces the protein MMVSRKPNRREWMGSVAASSLASRSMVASSLMMPGVVAELLASEAGNDPTQPRPTHFPAKAKNVIMIFATGGVSHIDTFDPKSNKNGRDGSGKDKLMGNLFGSKRNDRCGTEVSNLFPHVRDVMDDVCLIRSMKASHFDHSEATLGMHTGSPTFARPSMGSWVSYGLGTENQNLPSFIVIAPHLPYGGTQVYASDFLPAFHQGTRVIPGNNPIGNLKSPGESGKLQDLEFELVDQFNRKHLGDRPHDSALAARMKSFRTAFNMQQSAPEAFDLSSEPEHIRKLYGIDRKTKGPGADFAWQCLVARRLAQRGVRFIELIDTGSRPNWDSHGDMNEHKDLANNVDQPTAALITDLKQQGMLDETMVVWATEFGRTPTKEGNKGRGHHRDCFSVWVAGGGFKGGHVHGETDDIGKYSVTQSVEVHDLHATLLHQMGIDHERLTFRHAGRDFRLTDVHGNVMTELLS
- a CDS encoding tributyrin esterase, whose amino-acid sequence is MTELDNDSLRHEILSVAVSPDDEKLTQVQILGACGQDHAMMRIDHPVRLQVDGPLGDYAFAWCADLDVRLTGSVGHGVAEGLNSGAVRVRGNAGVGAGTAMSGGTLAIYGSANDRCGAAMRGGNIFVRGNVGDECGVGALGGMIVIGGDAGLRLGDAMSNVTVFIRGRAKTLADGVVEAPLRKREQLRLGLLLINASIRGDAKEFRRIVPEAMLQAEEASRGEVNPNWR
- a CDS encoding purine-nucleoside phosphorylase, producing the protein MNPQTAADFIRSITDLKPQVAIILGSGLGGLADKIDSPVIIAFDRIPGFGTSTASGHRGQLVFGSIESVPVVAMAGRFHRYEGWSNDDVAFPVDVMNTVGASHLIVSNAAGGVSLKFRVGDIVVLQDHINFMSGVFASDQGAPEKFAAPGCFNRPAMTYDAAMSQAAFEAAIESGFDCYPGTYLATFGPTYETRAEYRMMRRIGADVVGMSTVPEVLAASRLGMRILGLSMVSNVANPDKAVKASHDEVLEAGRAAEVKMEAIVRKVLQQISSSPLQSPPV
- a CDS encoding purine-nucleoside phosphorylase translates to MLDLYDKIQEAAASIRGQFNTVPKVGIILGTGLGNIVEEIEIEATIEYGDIPHFPTSTATSHRGRLVCGKLAGVPVIVMEGRFHMYEGYPLKQITLPVRVFKELGCELMIVSNACGGLNPYYSNGDIMVIEDQINLMGDNPLIGINDDRLGPRFPDMCECYDPTWVDRVISIGRDQGQGLHKGVFVAVAGPNLETRAEYRFLRTIGADVVGMSTVPETIVAVHCGLKTIGLSVITDMCLADALKPANVEEIIATANEAAPRLVAVVKGIVAEAGQTRIA
- a CDS encoding glycosyltransferase, whose translation is MRINHFNSLLDGGAATAARRLHAELLKSGVDSRFHYSPSQLRRPEFDASFGQTRWQRQGLAARAISYATFRKRRQALKRLTRMRPDGEEVFTSPYGAPYTAWNRTDCEAEILQLHWVAKFLDYPSFFGSLDPGQPVVWTLHDMNAFTGGCHFSDGCDRFKTGCGGCPQLPSQSDSVVTINDASRLYFQVKQASLVGANLHVVAPSRWLCEAAKSSPMFAGAGSISHIPYGVPVDDFYPMDRLEARARLGIDPNTTLFCFGAMDVKSRRKGSLPMLEALSQIADLPNVEGLVFGNGDLPESDLPRPPIHHVGAVHGLLALRTVYSAADVFVLPSLEDNLPLSGLEAMACGTPIVGFDVGGIPDYVRPGKTGLLARAADSEDLGKKLRTMIMDPATIAEQGLRARRLIESEFGASREAAAYRALYAALLETASASRSMAA
- a CDS encoding O-fucosyltransferase family protein; the protein is MKMSILCVLERKCAVDAKAGVLQSRSQTALRTISVAVFPGSLLPSPTSASTAPETSMIVIARNFGQLGNRLLLSANLIAAAREHGVQLLNPSFAGYAQYFESTANDLWCRFPVAESANQASGPPSPALRTTLYKAVYLSGRTLSHLRMTKFPFHIIRITDEQRYDLRSPEFIRKAQGRRPVLVSGWKFDAGKLLHKHADTVRQFYRIRTEHQQRIDELMRRVRAQGNHVVGVHIRQGDYAKFQNGRYFYSIDQYVAAMKRIRNQFSDRQVVFLVCGNVPLGDKDFGDLNVCLGTGQIIEDMYSLAACDTLVGPPSTYTGWASFYGRVPFRWMESVDEAFNVIDPPYLVGADNAQPMACAA
- a CDS encoding class I SAM-dependent methyltransferase produces the protein MAPSSSVLYPSVPSAPLKVDSPAQVETQIAACPSCQGQDLIPRGQLPDADHVAGQQLPVALPGGSLVQCKQCSLQFRWPRPSKVQMDMLYETGDVGYWNSGADKRPDWQMAAAWIESLGKPSTTTHSILDIACFDGRFLNSLDARHEKSGIEIQPEAVSRAEDSGVRVIARDFEELASLETSESHPRFSVVTAFDILEHTHDPLHFIRLAISVLRPGGVLILGTGNTDAPSWRWMGNDYWYCANPEHLSFINPAWCHWAANQLGCEVAKVSTLSHSRRTLSKVCRETSMNLIFRAAPQLTRRYLAGYRRLVGSKKRTTASYRPPWFSARDHVLVQFRKPLG